The Cryptococcus neoformans var. grubii H99 chromosome 8, complete sequence DNA window TACACTTTTTGCTGGATAtcagaagagagggagtgGAAACCAGACAAGAAGGTTTGTGAcatgctgctgctgagtGCAGATGTCTTGTATCTGGAACTCGTTATAGATAGTTTCGTAGTATAAATGACAGTCTATCAATCACGCACGCACGCACTGTCTCATCGCTGTCGGCCGAAACTGTAAAATCCAAAACGCCCTTATCTAATCTCTTATTATACCATTCCACCATCTTTTTTTACGAGGCAAGCCCATTTTGTTCACATCCTTTTTGAAAATCAACTGTATAATTTTTATAATAAGCAAGATGAAAGTAACTATTATATGCAgacccttttttttttttgttctttgtttttgtcccccttcaccttcccCCTCCGGCCCCTATCACCGATTCTTATCCAGATATTCAAAACTCCCCCTTTATGACTGCACACCCGCCTGTCCACTTTCATACCAATCCTGCACGCTCTTCAACAATCTCACCACCCCATTCTTATCCCCCACCCTGACTTCATTAATACTAATCCCGTCAATCTTGACACCCGCATCGACAAGCATATCCATCATCGCTATCAACCCACCCAACCCCGGCTGTCCATCGGCTTCGCGCTCGAAAGCTGCAGGAGAGACGGGGGGGCTAGGCTCGACGCCAGAAAGAGATTTGACGAGGGAAAAGATGATTTCGCCAGAGACGAAGGATTCAGGGAGGGAAAGAGTCGTGCGCGGGTAGGTCGCTGGGAGATGGGTGTTGACCCATTCAAGAAGCTGGGGGGCTTCTGATGTGGAGACGTTGCTGGGAGCGCCGGGAGCGCCACCGCTGCTGGTTTGGCTAGTCACAGGAGCGGCAGCCGCACCAAGAGGAGCAACACCATCAGCgccagcaccagcaccaacaccagcaccagcatTAGACGCGGGTTTTTGTGTGTTCTGGCTAAAGTTGCTAGAAGGGCGTCTCATATCCCTACTCGGTCGAGCTGGGGACGCACCCACACCAAGGTTCTGGCTCGCACGACGTTTTTCCCCAGAAGTCGTATCCAAACTCATCTAACAATGGTCAGTTTTTACAAAGGATTGCACAAAAGAAAACATACCAAGATATTAGCGTCGTGCGGAGTCAACTGGTTTGGATTCTCTCTCCTGGTAGCGCGCTGCATAGCCGCTCTGGTCGCGGGACTAGGCGGTCTCGGCGCAAGCGCCTGGGCCTCTGCAAGCGGTATCGTCGGGATATTACACGAGCTCGTGATCGGTTTGGTGTAATCCCTCGCGATCGTAGCCTTTAACAATGCCTTCATCCACCCCCGCACTACCGTTTGCTCGCTCGACGAAAAGGAGTGGCTCTTtgcaccaccaccagcaccaccagcagcaccAGCGGCACCACCAGCCCCGGTACTCGCGGCGAGACGGAAACCGTACGAACCAGGGTTTGCATTTTCGTCCGCCATGATTCGGTGGGTGTGGAGGAGGTCGATCCGGTCTTTAAGACTGTCGGCATGTTCGGATTTGAGAATGTAGAGCGTTGAACCTTTGAGGACGACGTAGCGGGATTTCCACCCGCCGTACcgctctcccttctttttgaGGTAGCCGGCGTGATCGGGCGTACCGATCTGTTTCAAGGCTGCGCCGCCTGTCGATACAGCGATAGGGGTAGGGCCCGAGACGCGCTTGTTCTGCGGACTGGCAGGCTGCATCTGATGTACTTTACTACTCCCAAACCCAAGCCTTGAAGACGACGATCTCATTCCCTGCTGGTGCTCCCCTGTAGTGGGCGAGCCAGCACCGGCAGCACCGGCACCGGCCAGGGGTGCAGGGGGTTTCCGGTTCCTTCCGAAAAAGCTCAGTCGATCTTTGGAATCTACACTAGGTTTCCCGCGCTTGTGGCCGAGAGACCCGAGGGAATCGCGTTTGGTGACGGTAGAGCCGGCGGCGGTGACGGGACTGACGGGTGTGCTTGCcgcggtggtggtgcttGTAGCGCGGACTGAGCTGGATGCAGTGTTGGACGAAGGAGGGGGTTGGGAGGAGCGATTAGAAGTGGTCTTGTTCACTGCTGGCTGGGCTTGGGTTTGGGGCTGGGGCTGGGAGCCACTCTCGTTGATAGATTCCATGATAAGAGGCGCAGTGTGCGCGCTTCCGCTGTGTTTCCTCGGATGATGAGCCCATGCGCCGTATGCACCCTGTTCCTCTGAATGACTCGGCATAGGGGGAGTAGACAGGGGAGGAGTAGATGGGAAAGGTTGACTTGCACCGACACCGACACTGTATGAAGATGGGGGAGCGCTCATGCCGCGCAATGAAACGCCAGGCGACATGTGGGTAGGCAAGCCAGAAGGGGAGAATTGCtgggaggacgaagagaCCATGGAGGACGGACGTCGAAGCTCGGCGATGGCGGCTGCGATTCGCATACGTTTGCCAAAGGCGGGGATGTCGAGCTCTTTGAGGAGGTTGGCGTCGAGTTCAAGTAGGACATCACCAGAGATCTCGTGTTCTGTCGTAAAAAATCGTTAGCACAAAtggattttttttttttttaaagATTTAGATACTTGCCCCTGAATTT harbors:
- a CDS encoding phospholipid binding protein, with the protein product MALTVRAIHTFVAEHGDELDFHAGDHIVVLEKDEAFGDGWWRGRNPKGEEGLFPATYISESPEPASPASPATPAKTETPPAPAENPVNGKQPSTKQPSIHTQTPPAAIPAPTPTPPLPQADDPAPGAWPADNSLAVPDIPIPNESPKGTTDAQGGILESATASAGAAAANVGNVMNRTIGDIQDAIESYARPESDDEHEHAELGIGQDARAKLVEQARLANEKRERDETGFVYSDESEDEEEDFGKGLPLVTKSRTSIVSIGTESQDVNGFHDEPVETLPAEPKTIEPALIPAPIVATSTAAATVPGPAATPKPEPELTPLVPTSSDQREPSVGTLQPAFIPATPPLVQTPTTLGAITPTPLAQNAAAPPSSTSNRSSSIPAKPPTSWTVDDVVSWAQAKGFDDSICDKFREHEISGDVLLELDANLLKELDIPAFGKRMRIAAAIAELRRPSSMVSSSSQQFSPSGLPTHMSPGVSLRGMSAPPSSYSVGVGASQPFPSTPPLSTPPMPSHSEEQGAYGAWAHHPRKHSGSAHTAPLIMESINESGSQPQPQTQAQPAVNKTTSNRSSQPPPSSNTASSSVRATSTTTAASTPVSPVTAAGSTVTKRDSLGSLGHKRGKPSVDSKDRLSFFGRNRKPPAPLAGAGAAGAGSPTTGEHQQGMRSSSSRLGFGSSKVHQMQPASPQNKRVSGPTPIAVSTGGAALKQIGTPDHAGYLKKKGERYGGWKSRYVVLKGSTLYILKSEHADSLKDRIDLLHTHRIMADENANPGSYGFRLAASTGAGGAAGAAGGAGGGAKSHSFSSSEQTVVRGWMKALLKATIARDYTKPITSSCNIPTIPLAEAQALAPRPPSPATRAAMQRATRRENPNQLTPHDANILMSLDTTSGEKRRASQNLGVGASPARPSRDMRRPSSNFSQNTQKPASNAGAGVGAGAGADGVAPLGAAAAPVTSQTSSGGAPGAPSNVSTSEAPQLLEWVNTHLPATYPRTTLSLPESFVSGEIIFSLVKSLSGVEPSPPVSPAAFEREADGQPGLGGLIAMMDMLVDAGVKIDGISINEVRVGDKNGVVRLLKSVQDWYESGQAGVQS